The following DNA comes from Moritella sp. 24.
CGTATTCGTTGCCGAATTGGCAACGCGTGAAATATATCTCACCTTACCTTCGACAACTTGCCCACTCACTAAACGTACTTGCGCAACCTGTTTCAGTCGCACATTATTCACGTCCAATTCAGTGACATCAGCTTTCACAATTAAGGGATTAATATCTGCGATAGTAGCAATCGGATTACCTTTAGCTAAGTAGTCTCCCACTTCCACATGGCGTTCATTTAAGATACCTGAAATAGGCGCAATGATGACCGTCTTTTCAAGTTGTAACGTGATAGTGAATACACTGGTCGACGCATCACTCAATGCTGTCGCCGCTTCAGCTAAACGAGCTTTACCTTGAAATCCTTGTGCAGCAAGTTTCTTCGCACCTTGATATTCTATTTCACGTTGTTTATATAAAGTCTTTGCGCGAGCTAATAATTGTGGCAGATCGTTCTGTTCCATTTTCACTATTATGTCGCCTTTATTAACAAAGCTACCTCGTTTGGCAAGTACTTCTTCGACTCGACCAGCCATTTCGGCACCTAGATTGGTTTCTCTGTCAGCAGCAGTTCGACCATAAAGAGAAATAGACCGTGCGATCAATTGAGCGTCAAATTGTTCAGTTCGAACTTGTGGGATTGGTTTGTCGATAACAGCATTGGTATTATTCGCGACGGAACCACTTTCCTGTTCAGCAGGATCACCAATGCCACTAGCCATCCATAACATGAATACGGCAGCGATGACTGATGCTTGAAATATTGGTTTTTTGACAATAGCCAATGCAGTGAAGTTATTCATTATCATTCCCTTGAACATAATTGAATCGCTATGATGCAACATATTTAACAAGATAGAAATGGCGGAAGTGTAAAAATAAGACGATCGGTCACAAACATTAAAAAATAAGCTATTAGCACTAATTTTTTTATAATCAGGGAGAATGTGTTGTAGGAATACTCGTACTTAACGGCCGCTAAGTACGAGTCAATGGTTTGAGGTTAAAGCATTCTTTAAATTGAGAAGCTTGAACCACAGCCACATGTAGTTGTTGCGTTCGGGTTGTTTACTAAGAAGCGAGAACCTTCTAAGCCATCAATATAATCAACCGTGCCATCAACAAGGTATTGTAAACTCATAGAATCAACAACCATAGTTACACCGTTCTTTTCAATAACAGTGTCACCAAAATTAATCTTTTCATCAAAAGTAAAACCATAAGAGAAACCAGAACAACCACCACC
Coding sequences within:
- the erpA gene encoding iron-sulfur cluster insertion protein ErpA, translated to MVLPIHFSDAAAARVKELITEEENLALKLRVYVTGGGCSGFSYGFTFDEKINFGDTVIEKNGVTMVVDSMSLQYLVDGTVDYIDGLEGSRFLVNNPNATTTCGCGSSFSI
- a CDS encoding efflux RND transporter periplasmic adaptor subunit; amino-acid sequence: MNNFTALAIVKKPIFQASVIAAVFMLWMASGIGDPAEQESGSVANNTNAVIDKPIPQVRTEQFDAQLIARSISLYGRTAADRETNLGAEMAGRVEEVLAKRGSFVNKGDIIVKMEQNDLPQLLARAKTLYKQREIEYQGAKKLAAQGFQGKARLAEAATALSDASTSVFTITLQLEKTVIIAPISGILNERHVEVGDYLAKGNPIATIADINPLIVKADVTELDVNNVRLKQVAQVRLVSGQVVEGKVRYISRVANSATNTFRIEVAIKNPDLLLSAGGSAELSLPLNQEWAVKLSPSTLALDEEGVIGVKTVVDEHVVFTPVDILKADAQGSWLTGLGKQPVVITVGQGFVRAGDKVDAVSTRVQ